The Nesterenkonia xinjiangensis genome contains a region encoding:
- a CDS encoding PH domain-containing protein: MTQAETDEPGQKWFDETWTKVHPLSPFVRGWLTVIAVPGIIFGYNWEIWADLWHMYRSGELWDQVDRHPLIFLAGGGGMLLLLIVVFGGFVLSWWFTRYKITDEHVMVKSGIFVRQHRQARIDRVQAVDLRQPLLARFTGLAELKFEVAEGDGTAATLAFLKKPQAEQLRADIMDRASGKAQWRQQQAEAAGTHAAGSAHDGDPRPVPPPGVEDAGGRVPGAGYSVDPGGAAPEQGPHAPLFQEVPDREVTRVPTGRLVGSVLMGWGTILLAIIAGFGLIGAVVGGIVSLVIGVEDPLGQVGSAVSLIGAGILPSLIPVGLVVITMYYQQFSGGFRFTATMTGAGLKMRYGLLETTTQTVPPGRVQALQIHQPLLWRPFGWFRVLVVVAGYGVGEKRSVLLPVGRMQEVMAVTAEMFPDLKVPHPEQVVTEGLLGSGTEFGFTEVPRRARIFDPIVRRRRGFFITPSALMFRDGRLSRRLTLMAHERIQSLALQQGPWQRAKRLADIQLHTPAGPFQMQLSNQDLDAAQWLFEHESRHAAFARRMSDRNHWMLPEELHEFERMVSQVGSGPGGEPDERRG, from the coding sequence ATGACGCAGGCCGAGACGGACGAGCCCGGTCAGAAGTGGTTCGACGAGACCTGGACCAAAGTGCACCCGCTGAGCCCGTTCGTGCGCGGCTGGCTCACGGTGATCGCTGTGCCCGGCATCATCTTCGGCTACAACTGGGAGATCTGGGCGGACCTGTGGCACATGTACCGCTCCGGGGAGCTGTGGGACCAGGTGGACCGCCACCCGCTGATCTTCCTGGCCGGAGGCGGGGGGATGTTGCTGCTGCTGATCGTGGTCTTCGGCGGATTCGTGCTCTCCTGGTGGTTCACCCGGTACAAGATCACCGATGAGCACGTGATGGTGAAGTCCGGGATCTTCGTGCGCCAGCACCGGCAGGCCCGGATCGATCGGGTCCAGGCGGTGGACCTGCGGCAGCCGCTGCTGGCCCGGTTCACCGGGCTGGCAGAGCTGAAGTTCGAGGTGGCCGAGGGCGACGGCACCGCGGCGACCCTCGCGTTCCTGAAGAAGCCCCAGGCCGAGCAGCTGCGCGCCGACATCATGGACCGCGCGTCCGGCAAGGCGCAGTGGCGTCAGCAGCAGGCGGAGGCCGCAGGAACGCACGCCGCCGGGTCGGCGCACGACGGCGACCCGCGGCCCGTGCCTCCGCCCGGCGTCGAGGACGCTGGCGGGCGCGTCCCGGGCGCTGGCTACAGCGTCGATCCGGGAGGAGCCGCCCCCGAGCAGGGCCCTCACGCCCCGCTGTTCCAGGAGGTCCCCGACCGGGAGGTCACCCGCGTCCCCACCGGTCGGCTGGTCGGGTCGGTGCTGATGGGTTGGGGCACGATCCTGCTGGCGATCATCGCCGGCTTCGGCCTGATCGGGGCGGTCGTCGGCGGCATCGTCTCGCTGGTCATCGGTGTGGAGGATCCGCTCGGGCAGGTCGGCTCGGCAGTCAGCCTGATCGGTGCGGGGATCCTGCCCAGCCTCATCCCGGTGGGCCTGGTGGTCATCACCATGTACTACCAGCAGTTCAGCGGGGGCTTCCGGTTCACCGCCACCATGACCGGCGCCGGGCTGAAGATGCGCTACGGCCTGCTGGAGACCACCACCCAGACCGTCCCGCCGGGCAGGGTCCAGGCGCTGCAGATCCACCAGCCGCTGCTCTGGCGTCCCTTCGGCTGGTTCCGCGTGCTCGTCGTCGTCGCCGGCTACGGGGTCGGGGAGAAGCGATCCGTGCTGCTGCCGGTGGGTCGGATGCAGGAGGTCATGGCGGTGACTGCGGAGATGTTCCCCGACCTGAAGGTCCCCCATCCGGAGCAGGTCGTCACCGAGGGCCTGCTCGGTTCGGGGACGGAGTTCGGCTTCACCGAGGTGCCGCGCCGGGCGCGGATCTTCGACCCGATCGTGCGCCGTCGGCGCGGATTCTTCATCACGCCCAGCGCGCTGATGTTCCGTGACGGGCGGCTCTCCCGGAGGCTGACCCTGATGGCCCATGAGCGTATCCAGTCGCTGGCGCTGCAGCAGGGGCCCTGGCAGCGGGCCAAGCGGCTGGCCGACATCCAACTCCACACTCCGGCCGGCCCGTTCCAGATGCAGCTGTCCAACCAGGACCTGGACGCCGCCCAGTGGCTGTTCGAGCATGAGTCCCGGCACGCGGCCTTCGCCCGCCGGATGAGTGATCGCAACCACTGGATGCTGCCTGAGGAGCTCCATGAGTTCGAACGCATGGTCAGTCAGGTGGGAAGTGGCCCTGGAGGGGAGCCGGATGAACGTCGTGGCTGA
- the panC gene encoding pantoate--beta-alanine ligase, with protein MTEPQVLTTVPGFRAALAELLAVRRDAGVVAATVGLVPTMGALHPGHAALADAAREHSDIVVASVFVNPLQFDDAEDYRHYPRDLDADIDILASHGVDLIFAPALEEMYPGHPDGPLVRVSAGELGRRWEGASRPGHFDGVVTVVTKLFHIMAPPICADVSASFEAWFGEKDAEQLAIIRRMVTDLDHEVTIRSVPIVRDDDGLALSSRNRRLSAQDREHALQLSVALTALARRAEAGERLDLEGVVAGLQAAEGVGLDYLVVVEPATLRPVELPADGVLVDEALALVAARVGPVRLIDTMTLRPHGDAM; from the coding sequence GTGACAGAACCGCAGGTCCTCACCACCGTCCCGGGCTTCCGCGCCGCCCTGGCCGAGCTGCTCGCCGTGCGCCGGGATGCCGGGGTCGTCGCCGCCACCGTGGGCCTGGTGCCCACCATGGGTGCTCTGCATCCGGGTCACGCGGCGCTGGCCGACGCCGCCCGCGAGCACTCGGACATCGTGGTCGCCTCGGTCTTCGTGAACCCTCTGCAGTTCGACGACGCCGAGGACTACCGGCACTATCCGCGGGACCTCGACGCCGACATCGATATCCTCGCCTCCCATGGGGTGGACCTGATCTTCGCCCCCGCTCTGGAGGAGATGTACCCAGGCCATCCGGACGGGCCTCTGGTGCGGGTCAGCGCCGGGGAGCTCGGTCGCCGCTGGGAGGGAGCCTCCCGGCCGGGACACTTCGACGGGGTGGTCACGGTGGTCACCAAGCTCTTCCACATCATGGCCCCGCCGATCTGTGCAGATGTCAGCGCGAGCTTCGAGGCCTGGTTCGGGGAGAAGGACGCTGAACAGCTGGCGATCATCCGCCGGATGGTCACGGATCTGGACCACGAGGTCACCATCCGCTCGGTGCCGATCGTCCGCGACGACGACGGCCTCGCCCTCTCCAGCCGCAACCGGCGGCTCAGCGCGCAGGACCGCGAGCACGCCCTGCAGCTCTCGGTCGCGCTGACCGCCCTGGCCCGCCGGGCCGAGGCGGGGGAGAGGCTGGACCTCGAAGGCGTCGTCGCCGGACTGCAGGCGGCCGAGGGGGTGGGTCTGGACTATCTGGTCGTCGTCGAGCCGGCCACGCTGCGCCCGGTCGAGCTGCCCGCCGACGGCGTGCTCGTCGATGAGGCGCTGGCGCTGGTCGCCGCGCGGGTGGGCCCGGTCCGGCTTATCGATACCATGACGCTGCGCCCTCATGGCGACGCAATGTGA
- a CDS encoding PH domain-containing protein encodes MPAEPIDPAGVTWTRVDERYITVRMITGVIGWVVTLTIIAVPIVLDIIGIISLPLWLELVVAIGALLWAAVDIFLIPRRIRAIGYHERPDDLLIRRGLLFQKVVAVPYGRLQYVDIEAGPLMRRFQLCTVQLKTASAATDAVIPGAHRDEGARLREELSARGQARLAGL; translated from the coding sequence ATGCCGGCTGAACCCATTGACCCGGCGGGAGTCACCTGGACCCGGGTCGACGAGCGCTACATCACCGTCAGGATGATCACCGGTGTGATCGGCTGGGTGGTGACGCTGACGATCATCGCCGTGCCGATCGTGCTGGACATCATCGGAATCATCAGCCTGCCGCTCTGGCTCGAGCTGGTGGTCGCCATCGGTGCGCTCCTCTGGGCCGCCGTCGACATCTTCCTCATTCCCCGCCGGATTCGAGCCATCGGCTACCACGAGCGCCCGGACGACCTGCTGATCCGTCGGGGCCTGCTCTTCCAGAAGGTCGTGGCCGTGCCCTACGGGCGCCTGCAGTACGTGGACATCGAGGCCGGTCCGCTGATGCGCCGCTTCCAGCTGTGCACGGTCCAGCTGAAGACTGCCTCCGCGGCGACCGACGCCGTCATCCCCGGTGCTCATCGGGATGAGGGCGCGCGGCTGCGTGAGGAGCTCTCTGCACGTGGCCAGGCCCGCCTGGCCGGACTGTGA
- a CDS encoding M13 family metallopeptidase: MTDTARETAPATTATPTFPYLDASERPQDDLQKHVNGEWLKTAEIPADLDAYGSFIELRDKSEADVRAILEDAAAGSQDLGDATVAARIGGFYAAFMDAERAEELTLAPIEPMLAELDAVSTPAELVRLSASWQRYGVDGILAAGAGRDAGNPERVLWHIVQDGLGLPDESYYREEKLAETLGQYQEHLGRFLALGGVEDAEQAAADVVALETVIASHHWDRVATRDAQRRYNLRTREQVVAEMPLIAEAIDGWALTDDQAAEIVLTQPDVLPAMQAALTEQPLQHWKHWLRAQLLRWAAPLLHSALVEEHFSFYSQVLSGAQQIKDRWKRGVALTNSCLGEDVARIYVQRHYPPQAKATMDELIEALIEAYRRSISTLEWMGEETRAKALEKLEAFRPMVGYPARWLDYSDVEVDRGDVVANVISAAVAEWNRDLREIDEGPDPEKWHMTPQTVNAYYHPLENVICFPAAILQPPFFSAERDMATNFGAIGAVIGHEIGHGFDDQGSRYGADGSLTDWWTEADRTAFEERTAALVEQYSALAPSVAPEHHVNGELTLGENIGDLGGLGIAHQAYRIWLDQQGITESDDVVEGLTGDQRYFYSWAQAWRQIVRPERAITLISIDPHSPAEIRANQVVKNLDAFHTAFGTTEGDGMHLPAEQRVTIW, translated from the coding sequence GTGACCGACACTGCCCGTGAGACCGCCCCCGCCACCACGGCGACCCCGACCTTCCCCTACCTGGACGCCTCCGAGCGCCCCCAGGACGACCTCCAGAAGCATGTCAACGGCGAATGGCTCAAGACCGCGGAGATCCCCGCGGATCTCGATGCCTACGGCTCCTTCATCGAGCTGCGCGACAAGTCCGAGGCCGACGTCCGCGCGATCCTGGAGGACGCCGCCGCCGGTTCCCAGGACCTGGGGGACGCCACCGTGGCCGCGCGCATCGGCGGCTTCTACGCGGCCTTCATGGACGCCGAGCGTGCCGAAGAGCTCACGCTCGCCCCGATCGAGCCGATGCTCGCCGAGCTTGACGCCGTCTCCACTCCCGCAGAGCTGGTCCGGCTCTCCGCCTCCTGGCAGCGCTACGGCGTGGACGGGATACTCGCCGCCGGCGCCGGCCGCGACGCGGGGAACCCTGAGCGGGTCCTGTGGCACATCGTGCAGGACGGACTCGGGCTGCCGGATGAGTCCTACTACCGCGAGGAGAAGCTGGCCGAGACCCTCGGCCAGTACCAGGAGCACCTCGGCCGCTTCCTGGCCCTGGGCGGAGTCGAGGACGCCGAGCAGGCGGCCGCCGACGTCGTCGCCCTGGAGACCGTCATCGCTTCCCACCACTGGGACCGCGTCGCCACCCGCGACGCCCAGAGGCGCTACAACCTGCGCACCCGGGAACAGGTGGTCGCCGAGATGCCGCTGATCGCCGAAGCCATCGACGGATGGGCGCTGACCGATGACCAGGCCGCAGAGATCGTCCTCACCCAGCCCGATGTGCTGCCCGCCATGCAGGCGGCGCTCACCGAGCAGCCGCTTCAGCATTGGAAGCACTGGCTGCGTGCCCAGCTGCTCCGCTGGGCCGCGCCGCTGCTGCACTCGGCGCTGGTCGAGGAGCACTTCTCCTTCTACTCCCAGGTGCTCTCCGGCGCCCAGCAGATCAAGGACCGCTGGAAGCGCGGCGTCGCGCTGACCAACTCCTGCCTCGGTGAGGACGTGGCCCGCATCTACGTGCAGCGTCACTATCCGCCGCAGGCCAAGGCGACGATGGACGAGCTCATCGAGGCGCTGATCGAGGCGTATCGGCGTTCCATCTCCACGCTCGAGTGGATGGGTGAGGAGACGCGCGCCAAAGCCCTGGAGAAGCTCGAGGCCTTCCGTCCGATGGTCGGATACCCGGCGCGCTGGCTGGACTACAGCGACGTCGAGGTCGATCGCGGCGACGTCGTGGCCAACGTCATCAGCGCCGCCGTCGCCGAATGGAACCGGGATCTCAGGGAGATCGACGAGGGGCCGGATCCTGAGAAGTGGCACATGACTCCGCAGACGGTCAACGCCTACTACCACCCGCTGGAGAACGTGATCTGCTTCCCCGCCGCGATCCTGCAGCCCCCGTTCTTCTCCGCCGAGCGGGACATGGCCACCAACTTCGGTGCGATCGGTGCGGTGATCGGCCACGAGATCGGCCACGGCTTCGACGACCAAGGTTCCCGCTACGGCGCCGACGGCTCGCTGACCGACTGGTGGACCGAGGCGGACCGGACCGCCTTCGAGGAGCGCACCGCCGCGCTGGTGGAGCAGTACTCCGCGCTGGCACCATCGGTGGCACCGGAGCACCATGTCAACGGTGAGCTGACCCTGGGGGAGAACATCGGCGACCTCGGCGGGCTGGGCATCGCGCACCAGGCCTACCGGATCTGGCTGGACCAGCAGGGCATCACGGAGTCCGACGACGTCGTCGAGGGCCTCACCGGTGACCAGCGGTACTTCTACTCCTGGGCTCAGGCCTGGCGGCAGATCGTGCGCCCGGAGCGGGCGATCACGCTGATCAGCATCGACCCGCACTCCCCGGCGGAGATCCGCGCCAACCAGGTGGTGAAGAATCTGGACGCCTTCCACACAGCGTTCGGCACCACGGAGGGTGACGGGATGCACCTGCCTGCGGAGCAGCGCGTCACCATCTGGTGA
- a CDS encoding Rossmann-like and DUF2520 domain-containing protein, translated as MNVVADPYPSGSDPSQRDGRLGVGIISAGKVGVVLGAALRGAGHQVVGVHAVSEDSRSRAESLLDGVPVLQIPEILRRSELVLLAVPDDVLGEVVAGAAEAGHFQPGQLVIHTSGRYGTEVLAAAQRAGAITLAIHPAMTFTGLSMDLQRLSTCAFAVTAPAPVLPIAQALVVEMGGEPVTVAERDRGIYHAALAHASNHLNTITGQSSEMLRRIGVEAPDRVLGPLMQASLDNALSSGEGALTGPIARGDVGTVAHHVQLLSESQLPADVRTAYVHMARATAQRALDRGIITEAQAAEILDALAE; from the coding sequence ATGAACGTCGTGGCTGATCCGTACCCGAGCGGGAGCGACCCGTCCCAGCGGGACGGGAGGCTGGGCGTCGGAATCATCTCCGCCGGCAAGGTGGGAGTTGTGCTGGGCGCCGCCCTGCGTGGAGCGGGGCACCAGGTCGTGGGTGTCCACGCGGTGTCGGAGGACTCCCGCAGCCGGGCCGAGTCGCTGCTCGACGGTGTTCCGGTGCTGCAGATCCCGGAGATCCTGCGCCGCTCGGAGCTGGTGCTGCTGGCGGTGCCGGACGACGTGCTGGGCGAGGTCGTCGCCGGCGCCGCCGAGGCCGGGCACTTCCAGCCCGGGCAGCTGGTCATCCACACCTCGGGCCGGTACGGCACCGAGGTGCTCGCCGCTGCCCAGCGGGCCGGTGCGATCACTCTGGCGATCCATCCGGCCATGACGTTCACCGGGCTGAGCATGGACCTGCAGCGGCTCAGCACCTGCGCCTTCGCGGTCACCGCGCCGGCCCCGGTGCTGCCCATCGCCCAGGCGCTGGTGGTCGAGATGGGTGGGGAGCCGGTGACCGTCGCTGAGCGCGATCGGGGCATCTATCACGCCGCTCTCGCCCACGCCTCGAACCATCTGAACACCATCACCGGGCAGTCCTCGGAGATGCTGCGCCGCATCGGTGTGGAGGCTCCGGATCGGGTGCTGGGCCCGCTCATGCAGGCGTCCCTGGACAATGCGCTCTCCTCCGGGGAGGGGGCGCTCACCGGGCCCATCGCCCGCGGTGACGTCGGCACCGTGGCTCACCACGTGCAGCTGCTCAGCGAGTCGCAGCTGCCCGCCGACGTCCGCACCGCCTACGTGCACATGGCGCGGGCCACCGCCCAGCGCGCCCTGGACCGCGGGATCATCACCGAGGCCCAGGCCGCGGAGATCCTGGACGCGCTCGCCGAATGA